A genomic stretch from Leptospira ellinghausenii includes:
- a CDS encoding TIGR04452 family lipoprotein — protein MLKKLLLGAIALSLTNCLVLNPLGATIDREKGSVAAGRITDAAIQTDLVNSTLLAGRASISILSLLAGDIANIESDKYYVKADVDKCVDEITGFKGFVLGSLITNIISCQDLKSDGYVTGDPFPSL, from the coding sequence ATGTTAAAAAAATTGCTTTTAGGTGCTATTGCACTTTCACTCACCAACTGTTTGGTTTTAAATCCACTTGGTGCAACAATTGATAGGGAAAAGGGTTCTGTCGCTGCAGGTAGAATCACTGATGCAGCCATTCAAACAGACCTAGTCAATTCCACTCTTTTAGCTGGAAGAGCGTCTATTTCAATCCTCTCTCTTTTGGCGGGAGATATTGCAAATATTGAATCAGATAAATACTATGTAAAAGCGGATGTAGATAAATGCGTTGATGAGATTACTGGATTCAAAGGATTTGTTCTTGGATCTTTAATCACAAATATCATTTCTTGCCAAGATTTGAAATCAGACGGTTACGTAACGGGAGATCCGTTCCCTAGCCTTTAA
- a CDS encoding SH3 domain-containing protein, with amino-acid sequence MLKYIPIFCFFLFPMVLLPCEPFVTKVLSPIDHSSKDKSFSEFKGKFLKTLKSKDRKSLESFLDKDIHFTFGPETGKKDFLKSFQLTEKPNDSDFWNLMNDTIQLGLRQNAEGQMVAPYFFETFPSDYDPFSHYLIIGKNVNVREDASKESKVIAQLSYQIVKSEADDLDGRRLEKESNCNWKKICTPQGKAGFVCDRFIRSPLDYRAFFEKKNGQWYLTTFIVGD; translated from the coding sequence ATGTTGAAGTACATTCCCATTTTCTGTTTTTTCCTTTTTCCTATGGTCCTTCTGCCATGTGAACCTTTTGTTACAAAAGTTTTGTCACCTATCGACCATTCATCGAAAGACAAAAGTTTTTCGGAATTCAAAGGCAAATTTTTAAAAACCTTAAAATCAAAAGATCGAAAATCCTTAGAATCTTTTTTGGACAAAGACATTCATTTTACATTTGGTCCAGAAACTGGCAAAAAAGATTTTTTAAAATCATTCCAACTGACAGAAAAACCAAATGATTCCGATTTTTGGAATTTAATGAATGATACAATCCAGTTAGGTTTACGTCAAAATGCAGAAGGCCAAATGGTTGCTCCTTATTTTTTTGAAACATTCCCAAGTGATTATGATCCCTTTTCACATTACCTCATCATTGGAAAAAACGTAAATGTAAGAGAGGATGCATCAAAAGAATCAAAGGTGATTGCCCAACTCAGTTACCAAATTGTGAAGTCCGAAGCTGATGATTTGGATGGAAGGCGATTGGAGAAGGAAAGTAATTGTAATTGGAAAAAGATTTGTACACCTCAGGGAAAAGCCGGATTTGTTTGTGATCGATTCATCCGTAGTCCTCTCGACTACAGAGCTTTTTTCGAAAAAAAGAATGGGCAATGGTATCTAACAACATTCATTGTTGGCGATTGA
- a CDS encoding aspartate ammonia-lyase: MTETNFRMEHDLLGEREIPKDVYWGIHTLRALENYPITGKSIGTYPDLVCALAHIKKASALANLQLGLLPSEKSKWIVEACDQILNGKFHSEFVVDVIQGGAGTSTNMNANEVITNIALELAGHPKGDYTMIHPLNDVNMSQSTNDVYPSSIKLAAVFSIIGLLSALESLQVSFRKKSNEFKDILKIGRTQLQDAVPMTLGQEFSTYEVMLGEDISRLKEATSLIGEINLGATAIGTGINTDIRYSKIVTEILAKQTGFDLNAAPNLIEATQDTGAFVQLSGVLKRIATKLSKVCNDLRLLSSGPQGGFNEINLPAKAAGSSIMPGKVNPIIPEVVNQIAFEVIGNDITITMAAEAGQLQLNAFEPIIAHSLFKSIEHLTAGCKTLETNCVSGITANRKILESRVKTSAGLATALNPYIGYENATLVAKRALAENRSVESIVLELGFLEEKKLKEILRPEVLTSPHSL, translated from the coding sequence ATGACAGAAACAAATTTTCGGATGGAACATGACCTACTCGGTGAACGAGAAATTCCTAAGGATGTTTATTGGGGTATCCACACATTAAGAGCACTTGAAAATTATCCCATCACGGGGAAGTCCATTGGCACGTATCCTGATTTGGTATGTGCCCTTGCCCATATCAAAAAAGCTTCTGCTTTGGCAAATTTACAATTAGGTCTACTCCCTTCCGAAAAATCAAAATGGATCGTGGAAGCTTGTGATCAAATTTTAAACGGCAAATTCCATTCGGAATTTGTAGTGGATGTCATCCAAGGTGGTGCAGGAACTTCTACGAATATGAATGCCAATGAAGTGATTACAAACATTGCTTTAGAATTAGCAGGCCATCCCAAGGGTGATTACACAATGATCCACCCACTCAATGATGTCAATATGTCACAAAGTACAAATGATGTATATCCTTCCTCGATCAAATTGGCTGCTGTATTTTCCATCATTGGACTACTTTCTGCTTTAGAAAGTTTGCAGGTATCGTTTCGAAAAAAATCTAATGAATTCAAAGATATTTTAAAAATCGGAAGAACTCAGTTACAAGATGCAGTGCCAATGACATTGGGACAAGAATTCTCAACTTACGAAGTTATGTTAGGAGAGGACATTTCGAGATTGAAGGAAGCAACTTCCCTCATAGGCGAAATTAATTTAGGAGCTACTGCAATCGGTACAGGAATCAATACTGACATTCGTTATTCGAAGATTGTAACCGAAATCCTGGCAAAACAAACTGGATTTGATTTAAATGCAGCTCCGAATTTGATCGAAGCAACACAGGATACCGGTGCATTTGTACAATTATCTGGTGTCTTAAAACGGATTGCTACCAAACTTTCAAAGGTATGTAATGATTTACGATTACTCTCAAGTGGCCCACAAGGTGGATTTAACGAAATCAATTTACCAGCAAAGGCTGCGGGTTCCTCCATCATGCCAGGCAAAGTGAATCCCATCATCCCAGAAGTGGTCAATCAAATTGCCTTTGAAGTGATTGGGAATGATATCACAATCACTATGGCGGCAGAAGCAGGACAATTACAATTGAATGCATTTGAGCCAATCATTGCCCATAGTTTATTCAAAAGCATTGAGCACCTAACAGCCGGTTGTAAGACTTTGGAAACTAACTGTGTTTCAGGAATCACTGCAAACCGAAAAATTCTAGAATCCAGAGTCAAAACATCAGCAGGTCTTGCAACTGCACTAAATCCATACATTGGGTATGAAAATGCAACCTTAGTCGCAAAACGTGCTCTTGCCGAAAATCGTTCTGTGGAATCAATCGTCCTTGAACTTGGATTCTTAGAAGAGAAAAAACTAAAAGAAATACTAAGGCCAGAAGTTTTAACCTCTCCTCATTCCTTGTAA
- a CDS encoding response regulator: MSQISKVFLIEDDVVTTFLIKTLMEKLSFASEIFTYPNGAEALTALQSSEQLPELLFLDLNMPIMDGWQFLDTIQTITPISQIPIYILTSSIDPSDKSKSLSFPNVKGYLVKPLGAKDLHQIQTSRF, from the coding sequence ATGAGCCAAATTTCCAAAGTATTTTTGATTGAAGATGATGTTGTTACAACTTTCCTCATCAAAACCCTAATGGAAAAACTATCGTTTGCTTCTGAAATTTTCACTTACCCGAATGGAGCAGAAGCACTCACTGCCTTACAGTCTTCGGAACAACTACCCGAACTTTTGTTTTTAGATTTGAATATGCCGATCATGGATGGTTGGCAGTTTTTGGATACAATCCAAACGATCACACCCATCTCACAAATCCCGATTTACATTCTCACATCCTCCATAGATCCTTCCGACAAATCCAAAAGTTTGTCCTTTCCCAATGTGAAAGGTTACCTTGTGAAACCACTGGGCGCAAAAGACTTACACCAAATCCAAACTTCCAGATTTTAA
- a CDS encoding lytic transglycosylase domain-containing protein, whose product MKLTDIPSVSSVLGRMESLSQMAKNPSTLVSFPDLLEKEWNKQNGAKQTSETNPVSNDSIQLPFPDTAKSLEPSLSRGPKQTGDLIGTIESIAEAQGMDPNLVKAMVKAESGFKTKAVSPKGAMGLMQLMPETAESLGVKDPFDPEENITGGVKFLKGLMKEFKDPEKAIAAYNAGPGAVKRYKGIPPYEETKQYVSKVKRFYKDFSS is encoded by the coding sequence GTGAAACTCACTGATATCCCGTCTGTTTCGTCTGTCCTAGGCCGAATGGAATCTTTGTCCCAAATGGCAAAGAATCCTAGTACCCTTGTCTCCTTCCCTGATCTATTAGAAAAGGAATGGAACAAACAAAATGGGGCAAAACAAACGAGTGAGACAAATCCCGTTTCGAATGACTCGATCCAACTTCCTTTTCCTGATACAGCGAAATCCTTGGAGCCTTCTCTTTCACGAGGCCCCAAACAAACGGGGGATCTCATTGGTACCATCGAATCCATTGCAGAAGCTCAAGGGATGGATCCAAATTTAGTGAAGGCTATGGTAAAAGCAGAATCTGGATTTAAAACGAAAGCAGTTTCTCCCAAAGGGGCAATGGGCCTCATGCAACTAATGCCCGAGACAGCAGAAAGTTTGGGTGTAAAGGACCCTTTTGATCCAGAAGAAAACATTACTGGTGGTGTAAAATTCTTAAAAGGTCTCATGAAAGAATTTAAGGATCCAGAAAAGGCAATTGCCGCTTACAATGCAGGTCCTGGTGCTGTGAAACGATACAAAGGCATTCCACCATATGAAGAAACAAAACAATATGTTTCTAAGGTGAAACGATTTTATAAAGACTTTAGTTCTTAA
- a CDS encoding protein meaA: MSAEKKDYLLVDENGQGKPDKPWIFRTYAGHTNAKASNELYRKNLSKGQTGLSIAFDLPTQCGYSSDHEVSRPEIGKVGVPINSLEDFRILFDQIPIEEMNTSMTINGTSMWLLSLYVALAEERGVPLEKLNGTTQNDLIKEYLARGTYIYPPKDSMKIIVDMYEYCLHNIPKWNPSNICSYHLQEAGATPVQELSFALATAIAVLDAIKERNCFTEDEFEQCVGRISFFVNAGIRFVEEMCKMRAFTEMWEEITKERYGVKNAKYRVFRYGVQVNSLGLTEEQPENNAWRILIEALGVTLSRNARCRALQLPAWNEALSLPRPWDQQWSLRLQQVLAYETDLLEYPDIFEGSKVIEGKVKALKEQAKLEIQKILDMGGALVAIENGYMKSQLVKSQTERLSKINSNELVIVGKNKWTDGIKSPLMTDSDGGIFKVDPKSAEQTLGVLAEAKSRRNAELAKKSLEELKQAAKDGKNLMPYSIACAKALVTTGEWADALREVYGEYNPPTGVDGQKLFLSDDKVATVRGKVEAFTKAHGHRPKIVVGKPGLDGHSNGAEMIAVSAKHSGFDVIYSGIRLSPEEIVQSAVEENANVIGLSILSGSHKEIAKHLFDELAHYKANIPVVIGGIIPESDFEELKKMGIREIFTPKDYDLMSIMNKIIDIISVEPALV; this comes from the coding sequence ATGTCCGCCGAAAAAAAAGATTACCTTCTCGTTGACGAGAATGGACAGGGAAAACCTGACAAACCATGGATTTTTAGGACCTATGCAGGGCACACCAACGCAAAAGCCTCCAATGAGTTGTACAGAAAGAACCTTTCTAAAGGCCAAACAGGGCTTTCCATTGCATTTGATCTACCCACACAGTGTGGTTATAGCTCCGACCACGAAGTCTCAAGGCCTGAAATCGGAAAAGTGGGAGTTCCTATCAACTCACTTGAAGATTTCCGCATTTTATTTGACCAAATCCCAATCGAGGAGATGAACACATCGATGACCATCAATGGAACCTCTATGTGGCTCTTGTCGCTTTATGTGGCACTTGCGGAAGAACGTGGAGTTCCCCTCGAAAAACTAAACGGAACTACTCAAAACGATCTCATCAAAGAATACCTGGCACGAGGAACTTACATTTATCCACCAAAAGACTCGATGAAAATCATCGTGGATATGTATGAATACTGTCTGCACAATATTCCAAAGTGGAACCCCTCTAACATCTGTTCTTATCACTTACAAGAAGCAGGTGCAACACCTGTACAAGAACTTTCCTTTGCTCTTGCAACAGCGATTGCAGTGTTAGATGCCATTAAAGAAAGAAACTGTTTTACAGAGGATGAATTCGAACAGTGTGTGGGAAGGATTTCCTTTTTTGTCAACGCTGGGATTCGTTTTGTAGAAGAGATGTGCAAAATGCGTGCCTTCACAGAAATGTGGGAAGAGATCACAAAAGAACGTTACGGTGTCAAAAATGCTAAGTACAGAGTGTTCCGATATGGAGTACAAGTAAACTCGCTTGGTCTCACAGAAGAACAACCAGAAAACAATGCATGGAGAATCCTGATCGAAGCGTTGGGTGTGACTTTATCTCGTAACGCAAGGTGCCGTGCTTTACAATTACCAGCATGGAACGAAGCTCTTTCCCTTCCAAGACCTTGGGACCAACAATGGTCACTTCGTTTGCAACAAGTCTTAGCGTATGAAACCGATCTTTTAGAATACCCAGATATTTTTGAAGGTTCAAAAGTCATTGAAGGAAAAGTAAAAGCCCTAAAAGAACAAGCCAAATTAGAAATCCAAAAAATTCTCGATATGGGCGGTGCTCTTGTTGCCATTGAAAACGGTTATATGAAATCACAACTTGTGAAATCGCAAACCGAAAGGCTTTCCAAAATCAATTCCAATGAACTTGTGATCGTTGGTAAAAACAAATGGACTGACGGAATCAAATCTCCACTTATGACTGACTCTGACGGTGGTATTTTCAAAGTTGATCCTAAATCCGCTGAACAAACATTAGGTGTGTTGGCAGAAGCAAAAAGTCGACGAAATGCAGAACTTGCTAAAAAATCTTTAGAAGAACTCAAACAAGCAGCAAAAGATGGAAAAAATCTTATGCCATATTCCATTGCATGTGCAAAAGCACTTGTGACTACAGGAGAATGGGCAGACGCTCTTCGCGAAGTGTATGGCGAATACAACCCACCAACTGGTGTAGATGGACAAAAACTTTTTCTCTCCGATGATAAAGTAGCCACTGTTCGTGGAAAAGTTGAGGCCTTCACAAAAGCCCATGGACATAGACCAAAAATTGTAGTGGGAAAACCGGGACTTGATGGACACTCCAATGGTGCGGAAATGATTGCAGTCTCTGCAAAACACAGTGGATTTGATGTGATTTACTCTGGGATACGACTCTCTCCAGAGGAAATTGTACAATCTGCGGTGGAAGAAAATGCAAATGTGATTGGACTTTCCATTCTTTCTGGTTCCCATAAAGAAATCGCAAAACATCTATTTGATGAACTTGCTCACTACAAAGCAAACATCCCAGTTGTGATTGGTGGGATCATCCCAGAATCCGATTTTGAAGAATTGAAAAAAATGGGAATCCGCGAGATCTTTACTCCAAAAGATTATGATTTGATGTCGATCATGAACAAGATCATCGATATCATTTCAGTTGAACCAGCCCTGGTTTAA
- a CDS encoding protein kinase, translating to MMDSTETLSQLVSEALLGEKFPIAKIISKIETENNLTFRESLFNEIQSQKPNAKDGLTIGITGTPGAGKSSLLGELCRLFLDFAPVKKMAIVAIDPSSNISGGSILGDRTRVTLPRRDTRIYFRSQPSQLELGGLNPYTYHVIRFLRKIFDYVFIETVGIGQNEISVSLISDISFLVMQPLGGDQVQFMKSGIMEVPEAFIINKCDEESLANSSYYMLESTLEFIKDILPDQSLPPIFKTSVVKKKGIEELLNFILTYSKRKDKNIETITQLMQWIRNEYGRFGIGIWKQLESNTWNQAVRLNPLGGIHKLSYELEETKFLSLIQNKIAQNDKN from the coding sequence TTGATGGATTCCACAGAAACACTATCGCAATTGGTTTCAGAAGCACTCCTTGGTGAGAAGTTTCCCATTGCAAAAATCATCTCCAAAATCGAAACAGAAAACAATCTAACATTTCGTGAAAGTTTGTTCAACGAAATCCAATCTCAAAAACCAAATGCCAAAGATGGTCTTACCATTGGAATCACAGGAACGCCTGGTGCCGGCAAATCATCGTTACTCGGAGAACTTTGTCGTTTGTTCCTGGACTTTGCACCAGTCAAAAAAATGGCAATCGTTGCAATTGACCCCTCTTCCAATATCAGTGGCGGCTCGATACTTGGAGATCGTACAAGAGTTACTCTTCCAAGACGGGACACGAGGATTTATTTTCGATCACAACCTTCTCAACTTGAATTAGGTGGACTCAATCCCTATACCTATCATGTAATTCGTTTTTTAAGAAAGATTTTTGATTATGTATTCATTGAAACGGTTGGTATTGGACAAAACGAAATTTCAGTATCACTCATTTCCGATATTTCATTTCTTGTGATGCAACCTTTGGGTGGTGACCAAGTTCAGTTTATGAAATCAGGAATTATGGAAGTTCCCGAAGCTTTTATCATCAACAAATGTGATGAAGAGTCTTTGGCAAATTCAAGTTATTATATGTTAGAGTCCACTCTCGAATTTATCAAAGACATTCTCCCTGACCAGTCACTTCCACCAATTTTTAAAACATCAGTTGTAAAAAAGAAAGGGATAGAAGAACTATTAAATTTTATTCTAACATATTCGAAACGGAAAGATAAAAATATAGAAACCATAACTCAACTTATGCAGTGGATACGTAATGAATACGGCCGATTTGGGATTGGGATTTGGAAACAATTAGAATCAAATACTTGGAATCAAGCAGTCCGGCTCAATCCCTTAGGTGGCATCCATAAGCTCAGTTATGAGCTAGAAGAAACAAAATTTTTGTCTCTCATTCAAAACAAAATTGCTCAAAACGATAAAAATTAA
- a CDS encoding acyl-CoA thioesterase: protein MPRIKIDIPNHKIFETSLSVRISDINFAGHLAHDAILTLTHECRARFFYSHGWTEINVEGKGIVVSDVAIVYKSEAFFPDDLNIQLYVDQISTKSLDMLYVITHKDGKEIARAKTAIVFFDYSERKPCPIPAVFLSVIKKESKN from the coding sequence GTGCCAAGAATAAAAATCGATATTCCAAATCATAAAATATTTGAAACATCTTTATCTGTTCGAATATCAGATATCAATTTTGCCGGACATTTGGCACATGATGCGATTTTGACATTAACACATGAATGTAGAGCTAGATTTTTCTATTCTCATGGATGGACTGAGATCAATGTAGAAGGCAAAGGAATAGTTGTTTCTGATGTGGCTATTGTTTATAAATCAGAAGCTTTTTTCCCTGATGATTTGAACATTCAATTGTACGTAGATCAAATCTCAACAAAATCATTAGATATGTTGTATGTGATCACACATAAGGATGGAAAAGAAATTGCTCGTGCTAAAACTGCAATTGTCTTTTTTGATTATTCGGAACGGAAACCTTGCCCAATCCCAGCAGTGTTTTTAAGTGTAATCAAAAAAGAATCTAAGAATTAA
- a CDS encoding glycerol-3-phosphate dehydrogenase/oxidase: MKNSTKQENSRLDHLKKEYDILVIGGGITGANVLWDATLRGYNCLLVEKNDYASGTSQATSKLIHGGLRYLKNFELGLVRESLSERRYLAKISPHAVRPMGFIIPIRSLFQRIQLLLGMELYNLLSFDRNKEIDPDVQLPRYRWNSVAETIYKVLGLGRKSLKGSFQYYDYANPNPEKHTTEFILSAKEKGAHAFNYLSVTTLKRQNSGGYTVGLTDEITGKKILVSAKVVVNSAGPWADLIESMAGISAEKKLVRSKGIHAVVRNICGNECVVLSKRDGSHLFVIPWRGKTIIGTTDTAYEDDPDKFKVKQSEIVDLIDEVNHSFGFAKLTLKDVDYYYGGLRPLVEDPGSTEGTYSASRKSEIFHYEDEGFAGFFSALGGKYTTSRAVAESLVNAIDTYTKGKIDPCVTKFTPLLGGRYQNLKELVTEIQFKFPQVPGIKMDTLVRRYGSLTWKILSLKGLDTYRIPNGEMYYEDEVEYIVLNEDIHHLTDFYFRRSGVGTVGKVETSERTRLDKKIAKLLGWSADRLKEEAKKVDERYQWFVD, from the coding sequence ATGAAAAATAGCACCAAACAAGAAAATTCGAGATTAGATCATTTAAAAAAAGAATACGATATTCTTGTCATTGGAGGTGGGATTACTGGTGCCAATGTTTTATGGGATGCAACACTAAGAGGATATAATTGCCTTCTAGTGGAAAAAAATGATTATGCATCTGGTACAAGCCAAGCAACTTCCAAACTAATCCACGGCGGACTACGTTATTTAAAAAATTTTGAACTAGGTCTTGTGCGTGAATCTTTATCAGAACGAAGGTATTTAGCGAAAATTTCTCCACATGCTGTTCGACCTATGGGTTTTATCATTCCGATTCGGTCTCTCTTCCAAAGGATACAGTTATTGTTAGGCATGGAGTTATACAATTTATTATCTTTTGATAGAAACAAAGAAATTGACCCAGATGTTCAACTTCCCAGATACCGATGGAATTCCGTTGCGGAAACAATTTATAAGGTGCTGGGTCTTGGTAGAAAATCACTGAAAGGAAGTTTCCAATACTACGACTATGCAAATCCAAATCCAGAGAAACATACAACTGAGTTTATCCTTTCTGCAAAAGAAAAAGGTGCACATGCTTTCAATTATTTATCTGTTACTACCTTAAAAAGACAAAATAGTGGCGGTTATACGGTAGGGTTGACGGATGAAATCACTGGCAAGAAGATTTTGGTATCTGCTAAGGTAGTTGTCAATTCGGCAGGACCTTGGGCGGATTTAATTGAGTCTATGGCTGGAATTTCAGCAGAAAAAAAATTAGTTCGATCCAAAGGGATTCATGCAGTCGTTCGTAATATTTGCGGTAATGAGTGTGTTGTATTGTCAAAACGAGATGGCTCACATTTATTTGTGATCCCATGGCGTGGCAAAACGATCATCGGAACTACTGATACTGCATATGAGGATGATCCAGACAAGTTTAAAGTCAAACAATCCGAAATTGTTGATTTGATCGATGAAGTAAATCATAGTTTTGGTTTTGCAAAATTAACATTAAAAGATGTCGATTATTATTACGGTGGATTAAGACCACTTGTGGAAGATCCAGGTAGTACTGAAGGAACATACTCTGCTTCAAGGAAATCGGAGATATTTCATTATGAAGATGAAGGTTTCGCTGGATTTTTTTCAGCATTAGGTGGAAAATACACAACAAGTAGAGCGGTTGCAGAAAGTTTAGTGAATGCAATTGATACTTATACAAAAGGAAAAATTGATCCTTGTGTCACAAAGTTCACACCATTACTTGGTGGAAGATACCAGAACCTTAAGGAATTGGTTACCGAAATTCAATTTAAGTTTCCACAAGTCCCTGGTATTAAAATGGATACATTAGTTAGACGGTATGGCAGTTTAACATGGAAAATATTATCATTAAAAGGATTGGATACATATCGAATTCCTAATGGCGAGATGTATTATGAAGATGAAGTGGAATACATAGTTTTAAATGAAGACATTCATCATTTAACTGATTTTTATTTCAGAAGGTCTGGAGTCGGAACAGTTGGGAAAGTAGAAACATCGGAACGAACTCGTCTAGATAAAAAAATTGCTAAGTTACTTGGTTGGAGTGCAGATCGCCTGAAAGAAGAAGCCAAAAAAGTTGATGAACGTTATCAGTGGTTTGTTGATTAA
- a CDS encoding diacylglycerol/lipid kinase family protein: MMRKIKVILNPVSGGGLSAKVWQKIEPILIQKGISYSYEATTKEKAAKDIAKESVKQGYHWILGIGGDGTFSNIINGLFENGKLINQNVVFSPIPAGRGNDFIKTVKVPKNPVKALEQALNGSERQIDLIDVTYTKPDKSKGKYLCLNLADFGMGGEVVYRVNQSKLGRFIGGKGVFLFYTVVCLFSYTNKKITLTLSKFEKITNKCRLIVCANGEFAGGGMWFAPKAKLDDGKMDLLAIQDVSVFETLRKFGNLYQGKLSDDAKVISKQITELTAESEEDVFIDVDGENMGQLPAQFKVLSKVLPIKC, encoded by the coding sequence ATGATGAGAAAGATAAAGGTAATTTTAAATCCAGTTTCGGGTGGAGGCCTTTCTGCAAAAGTTTGGCAAAAAATTGAACCTATTCTCATCCAAAAGGGGATTTCCTATTCATATGAAGCAACTACCAAAGAAAAAGCCGCAAAAGATATCGCAAAGGAATCTGTAAAACAAGGGTATCATTGGATTTTAGGCATTGGAGGAGATGGTACTTTCTCAAATATCATCAATGGACTTTTTGAAAATGGAAAATTGATCAATCAAAATGTTGTATTTAGCCCGATCCCTGCTGGCCGGGGAAATGATTTTATCAAAACTGTAAAGGTTCCAAAAAATCCAGTAAAAGCATTGGAACAAGCGTTAAATGGCAGCGAAAGACAAATTGATTTAATTGATGTTACCTATACCAAGCCTGATAAATCAAAAGGTAAATATTTGTGTTTGAACTTGGCTGATTTTGGAATGGGCGGAGAAGTTGTATATAGAGTGAATCAATCAAAATTAGGTAGGTTTATTGGTGGCAAAGGTGTATTCCTTTTTTATACAGTTGTTTGTTTGTTTTCATATACAAATAAAAAAATCACACTCACACTTTCCAAATTTGAGAAAATCACAAATAAATGTAGGTTAATTGTTTGTGCGAATGGCGAATTTGCTGGTGGAGGAATGTGGTTTGCACCGAAAGCTAAATTAGATGATGGAAAAATGGATTTATTGGCAATCCAAGACGTTTCCGTTTTTGAGACACTTCGAAAATTTGGAAATCTTTACCAAGGAAAATTATCTGATGATGCAAAAGTAATTTCAAAACAAATTACTGAACTGACAGCAGAATCAGAAGAAGATGTATTTATCGATGTAGATGGAGAAAATATGGGGCAACTTCCTGCTCAGTTTAAAGTTCTTTCCAAGGTATTACCAATTAAATGTTAA
- a CDS encoding TetR/AcrR family transcriptional regulator — MGVSERKKREFAQRETDILNCAIELFRTKHPSLVKMDDIAKHLEIGRGTIYLHFKSKDDLMARIQYEDYVRLRERLEKAFEEKTAIEMSRRAIRAYIDHCLGDKHMYLVAKQCGVNLNIDNVSEDMRKMLTDERSNRLSLLEKIYKQAKIENLINSRGTYPNVAVAWGMIRGAVEVILDGHFQNEIKSEKAYLETIEHVLFFGLFSGGNKGET; from the coding sequence ATGGGTGTTTCTGAAAGGAAAAAAAGAGAATTTGCACAAAGAGAAACGGACATTCTAAATTGCGCGATTGAACTTTTTCGAACAAAACATCCATCTCTTGTGAAGATGGATGATATCGCAAAACATTTGGAAATTGGACGAGGGACAATTTATCTACATTTTAAAAGTAAAGATGATTTGATGGCTCGTATCCAATATGAAGATTATGTTCGTCTTCGGGAAAGGCTTGAAAAAGCTTTTGAAGAAAAAACTGCTATTGAGATGTCTAGGCGGGCCATTCGAGCCTACATCGATCATTGTTTAGGTGATAAACATATGTACCTCGTTGCTAAACAATGTGGAGTGAATCTAAACATTGATAATGTTTCTGAAGACATGAGGAAAATGCTCACAGATGAACGATCAAATCGATTGTCTTTATTAGAAAAAATTTATAAACAAGCAAAAATTGAAAATCTCATCAACTCACGAGGAACCTATCCCAATGTGGCCGTTGCATGGGGAATGATCCGTGGTGCAGTAGAAGTGATTCTCGATGGGCATTTTCAAAATGAAATAAAAAGTGAAAAAGCATATTTAGAAACGATAGAACATGTTTTATTTTTTGGATTATTTTCAGGTGGAAACAAAGGAGAAACATGA